In Catenulispora sp. MAP5-51, the genomic stretch CAGCCGCGCCACGCGCCGCGCGTCCTCCACGTACAACGACGCGTCCTCGTAGCGGCCGAGCGCGAGGCAGGTGTCGGCGGCCAGCAGGTGGATCCGTGCGGCCAGTGTCGGGTGGTCGGTCGGATCCACCAGGGCGTGGGCTCGTGCGATGTGCGCCAGTGCGGGCTCTGCGTCCCCCAAGCGGGCCGAGAGCGTGGCCGCCATGCCTTCGGCCGTCGCTTCAAAACGCAGGTCTTCGGCGGAGCGGGCCGCTGCCATCGCCTCGCGTGCCAGCTCCAGCGCCGTGGCGAGGTCGCCGCCGTCGCGGTGGGCCTGGGCCAGGCGGGTCAGGGTGTCGGCCTCGTTGCGGCGGTCGCCGATGTGGCGGTGCATCGCCAGGGCTTCGGTGAGGAGGGCTTTGGCGGCGGCCAGCCGCTGGTCGCGGGCGTCGTCGGGCTCGGCCGGGGCCATCAGGGTGCCGCGATCGATGTGGGCCGCGCCGAGGTTCGCCAGGCTCACCGCCTCGCCGGCCGCTCTCCCGCAGGTGCGGTGCAGGTGGAGGGCCTGTTCGAGTGCTGTCACCGCTTCCTGCGCGCGCCCCGCCGTCCACAACGCCATGCCGAGGTTGTTCAGCGCGACCGCCTGGCACTCGGTCCATCCGGCCTGTTCGGCCACCATCGCGGTGCGGCTGAAACGCCGGGATGCCGAATCGTGCCGTCCCTGCGAGAACTCCACCATCGCCGTGGACAGCTCCGCCGAGGCGAGGGCCCGGGGATCGTCGCCGAGACGGGCTGCGGCGCGCGCGGCGTGGGCCACCGCGGCCCAGTCGGCGGTCCCCGCGCGCATCATGAAGTACCCGGTCATCAGGTCCGCGAGCTCCCAGGCGGGCTCGACGTGTCCCTGATTGACCAGGTGGGGGATCAGCGCGACGAGGTTGGCCCGCTCCGCGTCGATCCAGGCCAGCGCCGCGGTGGCATCGGCGAAGGCGGGCACGTCGTCGGCGGGCAGGCCGGTCCGGCCTCCGTGGGAGGGCAGGTGGAGCAGGTGCGGGTAGAGGACGTCCGCGACCGCTTCCAGGTGCGCCAGATGGTGTTCCGCCAGGCGCGCGGTGGCGTCGATGGCCTCGGCGCCGTCAGTGTTCTCAGGGCCCTCAGCACCCTCAGTTTCGCTGTCGGCCAGCTCGCCGTCGGTCAGCTCGGCGGCGAACAGCCGGATGAGATCGTGCATGGCGAACCGGTCCGCGCCGTGTTCCTGCAACAGGTGCCGGTCGGCCAGCCGGTTGAGGGCTTGCGCCGCGCGCGGGCGGCTGATCCCCGCGACCGCCGCCGCGGTCCCGACCGCCACGTCGAATCCGGGGACGGCGCCCAGCAGCCGGAACATCCGGGCCTCCGGCGGTGGCAGGGCGTCGACCGACAGGGCGAACGCGGCGCGCACGGCGCCCTCGGGATCATCGGCGCTCTCCAGGGCGTCGAGCCGGTCCCTCTTCATGGCGTCCGCGTATCCGGCCAGGCTCATCTGCGGCCGGGCGGCCAGGTTCGCCGCGGCGATACTCAAGGCCAACGGCAGCCGGGCGGACAGCTCGATCAGTTCCGCGGCCGCCTGGGGCTCCCGAGCCGTGCGGGGCGTGCCGACCATGCTCTCCAGCAGCGCCAGAGCCTCCGGCGAGGAGAGCGCGTCGAGCGAGATCACCCGTGCTCCGTCCCGCGCGACCAGCCCGGTCATCCGCTGCCGCGACGTGACGAGCACGACCGAACCGCCGGCGGGCAGCAGCGGACGGATCTGGTCGGCCCGCCCCGCGTTGTCCAGCAGGACCAGGACACGCTTTCCTGTCAGAAGGCTGCGATACAGGGCGGCCGCCTGGGCCACGTCCTCGGGCACCTGCGACGGCGGCACTCCGAGCGCGGTCAGGAAACCGGTCAGCGCGGCGTGCGGCCGGACCGATTCGGTGCCGCTGTGGCCCCGGAGGTCGACGTAGAGCTGCCCGTCGGGGAACAGGTCGAGCACGCGATGGGCCCACCGCAGCGCCAGCACCGTCTTGCCCAGCCCGCCCATCCCGGTCAGGACGATCAGGCCGGACCGGTATTCGGTTACGGCCGCGTCCAGCAGCTCCAGCTGCTCCCGCCGTCCGACGAACACGAACGGCTCGGCGGGCAGCTGGGCCGGGGTCGGGACGGCCAGGACCGGGCGTTCGGCCGGACCCGGCAGCCGGTCACGCAGGATCCGCAGGTGCGCGGCCCGCAGCTCGGCACCCGGCGACACCCCGAGCTCGGTGTCCAGCAGAAGACGGACTTCCTCGAACAGGGCCAGGGCCGCGGCCTGCCGTCCGGTGCCCGCCAAGGCCAGCATCAAGCGCGCGGCCACGCCCTCGTGCAGCGGCTCGGCGCCGTGCGCGGCCCGCAGCGGCTCGGCCACCTGGGCATAGCGCCCCACCGAGAACGCCGCGTCCGACCAGTCCAGCACCAGGGAGGTCCGGCGTGCCTGCACCGCGACGACCGCCGGATGCCCGCTGAGCCGCACGTCGCCCTCCAGCACCCGGGCTCCGTGCCAGCACGCCCACGCCTCGCCGAACAACTGGCACGCCGAGGCCGCCGCGCCCCGCTCCCACGCGCGCCGCCCCTGCTCGGCCAGCCGGTCGAACGCGGCCAGATCGAGCTGCTCGGGCTCCACGGTGAGCAGGTATCCGCCGGCCGCACTGCGCAGCAGCCGGCCCCGCTCGCCGACCCGCGATCCGGGTTCCAGGACGCGGCGTACGTGGGCGACGTAGGTGTGGACGAGTTCGCGGCAGGTCCGCGGAGGATCCTCGAGCCACAAGGCATCCACGAGCTCCGGCACGGTGACGACCTGCCCGTGCTGCACCACGAGCAGGCTCAGCACCGCCTGCTGCAAGGGCGAGCCCATTTCGACGACGGCATCGCCGCGGAGGATCGCGAACCGGCCCAGGACGCGAAACCGGATCCGGCCGGTCGGACCCGAGCCCGAGCTGGAGCCCGAGCTGGAACTAGAACGGGAGCTAGAACCGGAGCTAGAACGGGAGCTAGAACGGGAGCTAGAACCGGAGCCAGAACCGAAGCCAGAACCAGCACCCAGCCGTTGCCCGGCGGCATCCCCGGCCCCCAACCGAACACCGGCAGACCCGGCAGACCCGGCAGACCCGGCGGACCCGGCAGGCCCGGCAGTTCCGGCAAGCCGCTCGGCAAGCTCCTCGGTGCCCATGCCCAAAGCCCGCGCCAAGCGGTGGATCGACGCCGCCCTGGGCCTGGCCACC encodes the following:
- a CDS encoding BTAD domain-containing putative transcriptional regulator, which translates into the protein MVSNAYGVRDGDSPLRRAREAAGISQKELAGRAGMSVRALRYLEDGQVARPRAASIHRLARALGMGTEELAERLAGTAGPAGSAGSAGSAGSAGVRLGAGDAAGQRLGAGSGFGSGSGSSSRSSSRSSSGSSSRSSSSSGSSSGSGPTGRIRFRVLGRFAILRGDAVVEMGSPLQQAVLSLLVVQHGQVVTVPELVDALWLEDPPRTCRELVHTYVAHVRRVLEPGSRVGERGRLLRSAAGGYLLTVEPEQLDLAAFDRLAEQGRRAWERGAAASACQLFGEAWACWHGARVLEGDVRLSGHPAVVAVQARRTSLVLDWSDAAFSVGRYAQVAEPLRAAHGAEPLHEGVAARLMLALAGTGRQAAALALFEEVRLLLDTELGVSPGAELRAAHLRILRDRLPGPAERPVLAVPTPAQLPAEPFVFVGRREQLELLDAAVTEYRSGLIVLTGMGGLGKTVLALRWAHRVLDLFPDGQLYVDLRGHSGTESVRPHAALTGFLTALGVPPSQVPEDVAQAAALYRSLLTGKRVLVLLDNAGRADQIRPLLPAGGSVVLVTSRQRMTGLVARDGARVISLDALSSPEALALLESMVGTPRTAREPQAAAELIELSARLPLALSIAAANLAARPQMSLAGYADAMKRDRLDALESADDPEGAVRAAFALSVDALPPPEARMFRLLGAVPGFDVAVGTAAAVAGISRPRAAQALNRLADRHLLQEHGADRFAMHDLIRLFAAELTDGELADSETEGAEGPENTDGAEAIDATARLAEHHLAHLEAVADVLYPHLLHLPSHGGRTGLPADDVPAFADATAALAWIDAERANLVALIPHLVNQGHVEPAWELADLMTGYFMMRAGTADWAAVAHAARAAARLGDDPRALASAELSTAMVEFSQGRHDSASRRFSRTAMVAEQAGWTECQAVALNNLGMALWTAGRAQEAVTALEQALHLHRTCGRAAGEAVSLANLGAAHIDRGTLMAPAEPDDARDQRLAAAKALLTEALAMHRHIGDRRNEADTLTRLAQAHRDGGDLATALELAREAMAAARSAEDLRFEATAEGMAATLSARLGDAEPALAHIARAHALVDPTDHPTLAARIHLLAADTCLALGRYEDASLYVEDARRVARLVGSPVLERHCLMWTERIQGQKHPAVAPGTSVS